In Paludisphaera rhizosphaerae, one DNA window encodes the following:
- a CDS encoding HD family phosphohydrolase translates to MSFSLIALTALVTSAIVHGSGPPFVYRLGQRPEREIRVKVKEFRIRNQTKTSNLRQAAADQVPLVMVNDPAPIRDLAERLDDLTVTIAKSQRYEDMDPVLISTWKLKPEAYLDIKAATDTPQRRDNLHVQITKAFEPLLDAGVLGPGALPRNEESSRTLSIRNVGQSPDEARIFQRERVVPERIVKPDGAVAKEFVAAFTPSRVGETLFQLVADRLDGRPTLTFDQEETARLREVARNEVGEWYDPYREGQVLVEQGQAIGEEQLILLRMEHDAAIAELTFAEKLQRAGGILALVCSLFVLAGFYVARHERRIATDLGRTAMLCALVVLCLGVVRLLASQALNAELIPVAASAMILAIAYNPSFGLMATFSLSLLTCMALGTGIAHFLVLLGGTAAGVLGLNEVRTRTKLIKVGAISAAVYLILTWAAGLWEHQPIELIRNDGLWRAGWGLMAGFLMGGSLPFLENAFGIVTGISLLELGDNTHPLLQELVRRAPGTHNHSITVGAIAEAAAERIGADGLLVRIGAYFHDIGKMLKPHYFIENQVGSTNRHANLAPAMSTLIIIGHVKDGVDLGRQHHLPERIIDLIEQHHGTTLVEYFFHEANRRNGGNPDAAVVQESAFRYPGPKPQTKEAGILMMSDCVESASRTLSEPTPSRIEGLVSELIDKRLRDGQFDESGLTLREIAEIRDSLIKSLIGIYHGRVKYPEQRTA, encoded by the coding sequence GTGAGCTTTTCGCTCATCGCGCTGACCGCTCTGGTGACCTCCGCCATCGTCCACGGCTCCGGACCGCCGTTCGTCTACCGCCTGGGCCAACGCCCTGAGCGCGAAATCCGCGTCAAGGTCAAGGAGTTCCGCATCCGGAACCAGACCAAGACCAGCAACCTCCGCCAGGCCGCCGCCGACCAGGTGCCTCTGGTCATGGTCAACGATCCGGCCCCGATCCGGGATCTCGCCGAACGGCTGGACGACCTGACCGTCACCATCGCCAAGTCGCAACGCTACGAGGATATGGACCCGGTCCTGATCTCGACCTGGAAGCTCAAGCCCGAAGCGTACCTCGACATCAAGGCCGCGACCGACACCCCCCAACGTCGGGACAACCTGCACGTCCAGATCACCAAGGCGTTTGAGCCGCTGCTGGACGCCGGCGTCCTCGGCCCTGGGGCTCTGCCGCGCAACGAGGAGTCGAGCCGGACGCTCTCGATCCGCAACGTCGGCCAATCGCCTGACGAGGCAAGGATCTTTCAGCGCGAGCGCGTGGTCCCGGAGCGGATCGTCAAGCCGGACGGCGCCGTCGCCAAGGAGTTCGTCGCGGCGTTCACCCCGAGCCGCGTGGGCGAGACCCTATTCCAACTCGTCGCCGACCGCCTGGACGGCCGTCCCACTCTGACCTTCGACCAGGAGGAGACCGCCCGCCTCCGCGAGGTCGCCCGCAACGAGGTCGGCGAGTGGTACGACCCCTACCGTGAAGGCCAGGTTCTGGTCGAACAGGGCCAGGCCATCGGCGAAGAGCAGCTCATCCTGCTTCGGATGGAACACGACGCCGCGATCGCCGAGCTGACCTTCGCCGAGAAGCTCCAGCGGGCCGGCGGCATCCTTGCCCTGGTCTGCTCGTTGTTCGTCCTGGCCGGATTCTACGTCGCCCGTCACGAGCGACGGATCGCGACTGACCTTGGCCGGACCGCCATGCTCTGCGCGCTGGTCGTCCTCTGTCTGGGAGTCGTCCGACTTCTCGCCAGCCAGGCGCTGAACGCCGAGTTGATTCCCGTAGCGGCCTCGGCGATGATCCTGGCGATCGCCTACAACCCGAGCTTCGGCCTGATGGCGACCTTCTCGCTGTCGCTGCTGACCTGTATGGCACTGGGGACGGGGATCGCCCACTTCCTCGTCCTGCTGGGAGGTACGGCTGCCGGCGTGCTGGGACTCAACGAGGTACGCACCCGCACCAAGTTGATCAAGGTGGGAGCGATTTCAGCAGCCGTCTATCTGATCCTCACCTGGGCCGCCGGCCTGTGGGAACACCAGCCGATCGAGCTGATCCGGAACGACGGCCTCTGGCGCGCAGGCTGGGGCTTGATGGCCGGCTTCCTCATGGGAGGCAGCCTCCCCTTCCTGGAGAACGCCTTCGGGATCGTCACGGGGATCAGCTTGCTGGAGTTGGGGGACAACACCCATCCCCTGCTCCAGGAACTCGTCCGACGGGCGCCGGGCACCCACAACCACTCGATCACCGTCGGCGCCATCGCCGAGGCGGCGGCCGAGCGGATCGGCGCCGACGGACTGCTCGTGCGGATCGGGGCTTATTTCCACGACATCGGCAAGATGCTGAAGCCCCACTACTTCATTGAGAATCAGGTGGGCTCCACAAACCGACACGCCAACCTCGCGCCGGCGATGAGCACGCTGATCATCATCGGCCACGTCAAGGACGGCGTCGACCTGGGCCGGCAGCATCACCTGCCCGAGCGGATCATTGACCTGATCGAGCAGCACCACGGCACGACTCTGGTGGAATACTTCTTCCACGAGGCGAATCGCCGGAACGGGGGCAATCCCGACGCCGCCGTCGTGCAGGAGAGCGCCTTCCGGTACCCTGGTCCCAAGCCGCAGACCAAGGAGGCCGGCATCCTGATGATGTCGGACTGCGTGGAAAGCGCCAGCCGCACTCTGTCCGAACCGACGCCGTCGCGAATCGAGGGCCTGGTCAGCGAGCTGATCGACAAGCGGCTCCGCGACGGCCAGTTCGACGAATCCGGACTGACGCTCCGCGAGATCGCCGAGATCCGCGACAGCCTCATCAAGTCGCTGATCGGGATCTACCACGGCCGCGTCAAGTATCCCGAACAGAGGACCGCCTGA
- the ybeY gene encoding rRNA maturation RNase YbeY, with product MFPPDDSILDDEYEDEVEAPARPDFEVDVVDSQTFVAIDRQTVRTLVERVLRGEGVEAASISLAFVDDPTIHRVNREHLDHDEPTDIVTFALSDEGEDQLSGELVISTETAARLAAELGVDPWHETALYIVHGLLHLCGCDDLDPESAAEMRIREEAALTRVGLPNPFPAGRRPTS from the coding sequence GTGTTCCCGCCGGACGACTCCATCCTTGACGACGAGTACGAAGACGAGGTCGAGGCCCCCGCGCGTCCCGACTTCGAGGTGGACGTCGTCGACTCCCAGACCTTCGTCGCAATCGACCGCCAGACCGTGCGGACGCTGGTCGAACGCGTTCTCCGCGGCGAGGGTGTGGAAGCCGCCTCGATCTCCCTGGCGTTCGTCGACGATCCGACGATCCATCGGGTCAACCGCGAACATCTCGACCACGACGAGCCGACCGACATCGTCACCTTCGCCCTGTCGGACGAAGGGGAAGACCAGCTCTCCGGCGAGTTGGTGATCTCGACTGAGACCGCTGCACGCCTGGCCGCCGAGCTGGGAGTCGACCCCTGGCATGAAACGGCCCTCTACATCGTCCACGGCCTGCTCCACCTCTGCGGTTGCGACGACCTGGATCCCGAGTCGGCCGCCGAGATGCGTATCCGCGAAGAAGCAGCCCTGACCCGCGTCGGCCTTCCCAATCCATTCCCCGCCGGCCGCCGTCCTACTTCCTGA
- a CDS encoding hemolysin family protein, translating into MDGPSWTWIAIVCTPIFVVHLIAVALNKAIQSYSRSRLEELTEARGRPDRAEEIDRLDVRTGRAAEALGFLTGLFLATAAGLVLDRQETLADDLLTVLAIAALGVGGYLAAGVVGRLYAESILDRIWPATGLVRLAGAPLNAASAWLEELVEWASGSGESVARPASVEIEVPADVEDDEDQEPELPELARDVISEVVELTRTAVSEIMQPRTAIVMIPASASAREAAESFRKTGRSRIPLYGRNRDDVVGVLLVRDLLDRLAAAAPGENVPLASIAREAYFVPETKNAFQLLEDMRFRRAPMALVMDEYGGVAGLVTMEDLVEQLVGPIHDEYDAPSADDPVVPLGDSVFEVDASVDLEELNERFGIQLPTDEEYQTVGGLALHALGRLPDPGASFRRDGVEFTVLDVGDRSIRRVKLDLAPHPEKAREAGS; encoded by the coding sequence GTGGACGGGCCGAGCTGGACCTGGATTGCGATCGTCTGCACGCCAATCTTCGTGGTGCATCTGATCGCAGTCGCACTGAACAAGGCGATCCAGTCGTATTCGAGGAGCCGCCTGGAAGAGCTAACGGAGGCTCGCGGCCGCCCGGATCGCGCCGAGGAGATCGACCGGCTGGACGTGCGGACGGGCCGTGCGGCGGAGGCCCTCGGCTTCCTGACCGGCCTGTTTCTGGCCACGGCCGCCGGGTTGGTGCTCGACCGTCAGGAGACGCTTGCCGACGATTTGCTCACGGTGCTGGCGATCGCCGCGCTGGGGGTCGGCGGCTACCTCGCGGCGGGCGTCGTTGGCCGTCTCTACGCGGAGTCGATCCTGGATCGAATCTGGCCGGCGACGGGGCTCGTTCGCCTCGCCGGCGCGCCCCTGAACGCCGCCTCGGCCTGGCTGGAGGAGCTTGTCGAGTGGGCCTCCGGTTCTGGGGAGAGCGTGGCTCGGCCGGCGAGCGTCGAGATCGAGGTGCCGGCCGACGTCGAGGACGACGAGGACCAGGAGCCCGAACTCCCCGAACTCGCTCGCGACGTCATCAGCGAGGTCGTGGAGTTGACCCGAACGGCCGTCTCGGAAATCATGCAGCCTCGAACGGCGATCGTCATGATTCCCGCGTCCGCTTCTGCGCGCGAGGCCGCTGAGAGCTTCCGCAAGACCGGCCGCAGCCGGATACCCCTCTATGGGCGTAATCGGGACGACGTCGTCGGCGTTCTCCTGGTCCGCGACCTGCTCGATCGTCTCGCCGCGGCTGCTCCGGGTGAGAACGTGCCCCTGGCCTCGATCGCTCGCGAAGCTTACTTCGTCCCCGAGACCAAGAACGCCTTCCAGCTTCTGGAAGACATGCGGTTCCGCCGCGCCCCGATGGCGCTGGTCATGGACGAATACGGCGGGGTCGCCGGCCTGGTCACGATGGAAGATCTCGTCGAACAACTCGTCGGCCCGATCCACGACGAGTACGACGCCCCCAGCGCCGACGACCCGGTCGTCCCGCTGGGCGACTCGGTGTTCGAGGTCGACGCCAGCGTCGACCTCGAGGAGCTGAACGAACGGTTCGGCATCCAACTCCCCACCGACGAGGAATATCAGACGGTCGGCGGGCTGGCGCTCCACGCGCTCGGCCGTCTTCCCGACCCTGGCGCATCGTTCCGTCGGGACGGCGTCGAGTTCACCGTTCTGGACGTGGGCGACCGTTCCATCCGACGTGTGAAGCTGGATCTCGCCCCGCACCCAGAGAAGGCCCGCGAGGCTGGCTCCTGA
- a CDS encoding spermidine synthase — MTSDGAATAANESEAAGETFQRPALGLFLVSFLILFHELACIRWFGATVVFLTFFTNCVLMASFLGVSVGCLAARRRISLANVFGPIAAAAIAASYAILWSYARFERLLIDVGDQKSPQLIFFGTDARVRDVASFVIPIEVVAGLFFVLIAVAFIGLGQEMGRRFDAIPDRIAAYTADILGSLAGIIAFGLASYYQLPSSAWFAIVFVLSLPLVRGWKWRSAHVAAAALALLVAARVDHPPAPAGTTVENTWSPYYLVSYKPDKAFIDVNNLNHQAMYKIGGDATGYQLPYLLNRDSGGKPFDDVVIVGAGSGNDVSAALLDDAKHVDAVEIDPVINGIGRRDHPNKPYDDPRVSIHLDDGRSFVRRTDREYDLAVYALVDSLVLHSGYSSLRLESFLFTEQAFRDVKAKLKPNGVFALYNYYRQGWVVGRLVTLAEKVFGTKPLVISLPYQGEISPDNNQRGFITFLLVGQPGSDVVERIRSKFAGAEFYWMTDDPNGTRPMTNFGASPSNGRGPEDEHVKKIGPAQVTVAAGDRTPTDDWPFLYLKEPSIPGLSLRGMAVVGGLSALLLAIFAPVRTVRPNGRMFFLGAGFMLLETKGVVHMALLFGSTWVVNSVVFGAILAMILVSNLYVLKVRPRNLAPYYVLLILLLGVNSLIPMSEYLALAPAIRTVVSCTVVFLPVFFAGVIFATSFRDSQRPDVDFGSNVGGVILGGLSENLSVVGGFQSLLWVAIVYYLLSALFRSRKGVAG, encoded by the coding sequence GTGACGAGCGACGGTGCGGCGACGGCGGCGAACGAGAGTGAGGCCGCAGGGGAGACCTTCCAACGGCCCGCCCTGGGCCTCTTCCTGGTCAGCTTCCTGATCCTCTTCCACGAGTTGGCCTGCATCCGTTGGTTCGGGGCGACGGTCGTCTTCCTGACGTTCTTCACGAACTGCGTGCTGATGGCCTCGTTCCTGGGCGTCTCCGTCGGCTGTCTTGCCGCTCGACGGCGGATTTCGCTGGCGAACGTATTCGGCCCCATCGCCGCCGCGGCGATCGCCGCCAGCTACGCGATCCTCTGGTCGTACGCCCGGTTCGAGAGGCTTCTGATCGACGTGGGCGACCAGAAGTCGCCTCAACTCATCTTTTTCGGGACCGACGCCCGCGTTCGCGACGTGGCCTCGTTCGTAATTCCCATCGAGGTCGTCGCCGGGCTCTTCTTCGTCCTGATCGCCGTGGCGTTCATCGGGCTGGGACAGGAGATGGGGCGGCGGTTCGACGCGATCCCCGACCGCATCGCCGCCTACACGGCCGACATCCTCGGCAGCCTGGCGGGCATCATCGCGTTTGGCCTGGCGTCCTACTATCAGCTCCCTTCGTCGGCGTGGTTCGCGATCGTCTTCGTCCTGAGCCTGCCGTTGGTTCGCGGCTGGAAGTGGCGATCAGCGCACGTGGCGGCTGCGGCCCTGGCTCTCCTGGTCGCGGCTCGCGTCGATCATCCGCCGGCGCCAGCGGGCACGACGGTTGAGAACACCTGGTCGCCCTACTATCTGGTCTCATACAAGCCCGACAAGGCGTTCATCGACGTCAACAACCTGAACCATCAGGCGATGTACAAGATCGGCGGCGACGCGACCGGATATCAGCTTCCCTACCTGCTCAACCGCGACTCCGGCGGCAAGCCGTTCGACGACGTGGTGATCGTGGGCGCAGGGTCGGGCAACGACGTCTCCGCGGCCCTACTCGACGACGCGAAACACGTCGACGCGGTCGAAATCGACCCCGTCATCAACGGGATCGGCCGCCGAGACCATCCGAACAAGCCCTACGACGACCCTCGGGTCTCGATCCACCTGGACGACGGCCGCAGCTTCGTCCGCCGCACCGATCGAGAGTACGACCTGGCGGTCTACGCCCTGGTCGATTCGCTGGTGCTCCATTCGGGCTATTCGAGCCTTCGCCTGGAGAGCTTCCTGTTCACCGAGCAGGCCTTCCGCGACGTAAAGGCGAAGCTCAAGCCCAACGGCGTGTTCGCCCTCTACAACTACTATCGCCAGGGATGGGTCGTCGGACGCCTGGTCACCCTGGCGGAGAAGGTCTTTGGGACCAAGCCCCTGGTGATCTCACTCCCCTACCAGGGCGAGATCTCCCCCGACAACAACCAGCGGGGGTTCATCACCTTCCTGCTCGTCGGCCAGCCTGGCTCGGACGTGGTCGAGCGGATCCGCTCGAAGTTCGCGGGGGCTGAATTCTACTGGATGACCGACGACCCGAACGGAACTCGGCCGATGACGAACTTCGGCGCCTCGCCGTCGAACGGCCGGGGTCCCGAGGACGAGCACGTCAAGAAGATCGGCCCGGCCCAGGTGACTGTCGCCGCGGGCGACCGCACGCCGACCGACGACTGGCCGTTTCTGTATCTGAAGGAACCCTCGATTCCGGGTCTCAGCCTGCGCGGGATGGCCGTGGTGGGGGGACTGTCCGCCCTGCTGTTGGCGATCTTCGCCCCGGTGCGGACGGTGCGGCCGAACGGGAGGATGTTCTTCCTGGGGGCGGGCTTCATGCTGCTGGAGACCAAGGGGGTCGTCCACATGGCCCTCCTCTTTGGCTCGACCTGGGTCGTCAACTCGGTCGTCTTCGGCGCGATCCTGGCGATGATCCTCGTCAGCAATCTGTATGTGCTCAAGGTCCGGCCCCGCAATCTCGCACCTTACTACGTCCTGCTGATCCTCCTGCTGGGGGTGAACAGCCTCATCCCCATGAGTGAATACCTGGCGCTCGCCCCGGCGATCCGGACCGTCGTTTCCTGCACGGTGGTCTTTCTGCCGGTCTTCTTCGCCGGGGTGATCTTCGCGACCTCGTTCCGGGACAGTCAGCGGCCGGACGTCGATTTCGGGTCGAACGTGGGCGGCGTGATCCTCGGAGGCTTGAGCGAGAACCTGTCGGTGGTCGGCGGCTTCCAGTCGTTGCTCTGGGTGGCGATCGTCTATTACCTGCTCTCGGCCCTGTTCCGGTCCAGGAAGGGCGTGGCCGGCTGA
- a CDS encoding glycosyltransferase family 39 protein encodes MFNRKGRPAAADFIAFRVDPRLLRWALIGAVALGLRLYRLDDRSLWFDEIVTIRTAREPSVAQLVQTLDRIDGSRAPLHPLLLHGWMRAFGDSSVSARLLSVALGVATVALVLAQGRWAWSDRVGEIAAWFCAVCPPLVYYSQEVRMYSLVVLLAVASWMALLAAWRDPRPRYWIAYGALLALLFYAHPLAVFMIAAHGLVGIIGVLCGKLPAGRWAAAMIGAAAVAAPWLPRYLGQKTDYPIPRYPIRFLLATPIEYFGGNSLSLLVWGVVIVVGLATFSEGRLRVRTPEPSLAALAWFVVPPTLIYGYSWLRQPIFGQARYTLFIAPAYFLLIASGLAEVPRWLRLALMASATALAAYGLAVVTYAPNHKADWRAAAAWIRGQGGEAVVVVHAGDPRFIREPMEAARYYLKPDESLTLSTGDGESRRPGAIVYHAHVTTAPGGTPPVGETAAASFHGLTITRGVANPEGQDGANRRSP; translated from the coding sequence ATGTTCAACCGAAAGGGCCGACCCGCCGCCGCCGATTTCATCGCTTTTCGGGTCGATCCCCGGCTCTTGCGCTGGGCCTTGATTGGGGCCGTCGCGTTGGGACTGCGGCTGTACCGGCTCGACGACCGGAGCCTCTGGTTCGACGAGATCGTCACGATCCGGACCGCGCGGGAACCGTCGGTCGCGCAGCTCGTTCAGACGCTTGACCGGATCGACGGCTCGCGGGCGCCGTTGCATCCGTTGTTGCTCCATGGCTGGATGCGAGCCTTCGGCGATTCGTCGGTTTCGGCCCGGCTGCTGAGCGTCGCGCTGGGAGTCGCGACGGTTGCGTTGGTCCTGGCGCAGGGGCGATGGGCCTGGAGCGACCGCGTCGGTGAGATCGCAGCATGGTTCTGCGCGGTCTGTCCGCCGCTGGTGTATTACTCGCAGGAAGTGAGGATGTACTCCCTGGTCGTCTTGCTGGCGGTCGCCTCATGGATGGCGCTCTTGGCAGCCTGGCGCGATCCTCGACCGCGTTACTGGATTGCTTATGGGGCGTTGTTGGCTCTGCTCTTCTACGCTCATCCGCTGGCGGTTTTCATGATCGCCGCGCACGGGTTGGTCGGGATCATCGGGGTGCTTTGCGGCAAACTTCCCGCCGGGCGTTGGGCGGCCGCGATGATCGGAGCCGCGGCCGTCGCAGCGCCGTGGCTGCCGCGATACCTGGGTCAGAAGACCGACTATCCGATCCCCCGCTATCCGATCCGATTCCTGCTGGCGACGCCCATTGAATACTTCGGCGGGAACAGCCTTAGCCTGTTGGTCTGGGGCGTCGTGATCGTCGTCGGGCTGGCGACCTTTTCCGAAGGTCGCCTGCGCGTGCGAACGCCTGAACCCTCGCTGGCGGCTCTGGCGTGGTTCGTCGTGCCGCCGACCCTCATATACGGTTACTCGTGGCTTCGACAGCCGATTTTCGGGCAAGCTCGCTACACGTTGTTCATCGCGCCGGCGTACTTTCTCCTGATCGCGTCGGGGCTGGCCGAGGTTCCTCGATGGCTGCGGCTCGCGCTCATGGCGTCCGCCACCGCCCTGGCGGCTTACGGCCTGGCCGTCGTCACCTACGCGCCCAACCATAAGGCCGATTGGCGAGCGGCCGCCGCCTGGATTCGGGGGCAGGGAGGAGAGGCGGTCGTCGTGGTCCACGCCGGCGATCCGAGGTTCATCCGCGAGCCGATGGAGGCCGCCCGCTACTATTTGAAACCGGATGAATCCCTCACGCTCTCCACGGGCGATGGGGAGTCGCGGCGGCCGGGAGCGATCGTGTACCATGCTCACGTGACGACGGCGCCCGGTGGGACGCCGCCCGTGGGAGAGACGGCGGCCGCGAGCTTTCACGGCCTGACGATCACGAGAGGCGTCGCGAACCCCGAGGGGCAGGACGGCGCGAATCGGAGAAGCCCGTGA
- the recO gene encoding DNA repair protein RecO produces the protein MPANRSLALVVRTVDVFDTSTVATLFTREMGKVAALAKGGRRLKSPFQGGLDLLGVSDIVLLPKASEALDLLTEAAPVERFPCLRRDLAALYAGYYIAELLTDLTDYHDPHPKLFDAARITLRHLGHGSLRARRVLRFELACLREIGLMPTLDRCSQCGEPRELGESTAFGPATGGVLCPACRPGQPHVMTVAERTIEALQDLASPGNAWREREMAGSELASARQTVGAVISHVLGHRPRVWPFLGV, from the coding sequence GTGCCCGCGAATCGCTCGCTGGCCCTGGTGGTCCGTACGGTCGACGTCTTCGACACCAGCACGGTGGCGACGCTCTTCACCCGAGAGATGGGGAAGGTCGCCGCGCTGGCGAAGGGGGGCCGGCGGTTGAAGTCGCCGTTCCAGGGTGGCCTTGACCTCCTGGGAGTATCCGATATCGTGCTGCTTCCCAAGGCGTCGGAAGCCCTCGATCTGTTGACCGAGGCCGCGCCGGTGGAGCGGTTCCCATGTCTGCGCCGCGATCTTGCGGCCCTGTATGCCGGCTACTACATCGCCGAACTGCTGACCGACCTGACCGACTACCACGACCCACATCCCAAGCTGTTCGACGCGGCGAGGATCACCTTGCGGCATCTGGGCCACGGAAGTTTGCGGGCGCGACGGGTCCTGAGGTTCGAGCTGGCCTGCCTGCGAGAGATCGGCCTGATGCCGACGCTCGACAGGTGCTCCCAGTGCGGCGAACCCCGGGAGCTGGGGGAATCGACGGCGTTCGGACCGGCGACCGGCGGAGTTCTCTGCCCGGCCTGCCGACCCGGCCAGCCCCACGTCATGACCGTCGCCGAGCGGACGATCGAGGCCCTTCAGGACCTCGCCAGCCCCGGCAACGCGTGGCGAGAGCGGGAAATGGCCGGATCCGAACTGGCCTCGGCCCGTCAAACGGTCGGCGCCGTGATCAGTCACGTTCTGGGCCATCGACCGCGGGTCTGGCCGTTCCTGGGAGTCTGA
- a CDS encoding tetratricopeptide repeat protein, producing MPRSSRIQVVAKSMVVVALAAASTGCQSFSRSFAQWRASYDSDLAKPIDKDELARAKTEKIADSNTLLKRWLSPRDPEAGGDDKSGGAAADRNPTGEVLGSNGWRPFAKPPLNPDAQKELGEAVALFEAGKLAEAEKAFIKIAKDRKESPFGEKAQLFLAETQFKRKKYVAAHDSYEKLYADYPGTLHTDKIASREYEIAQIWMAQSDSKVKSDEQLAWYTHFTGEQPLIDTRGSALKALEHARHRSPDGPLADDSVMQIADYHMENADFESAAIYYDEMIQSHPKSPFLQKAYLGAIDARMKGYLGPAYDGEGLEEARKLVRQTLAAFPEDQANSEHLYHTLDLINDQDAERTYNMGAYYKKVGKVTAAEYYFGKIPQRWPNSPWAVKAKEDLAQLAKMPRKATLPSKILSQPGANDPYYSAGSGMMGGMGGMGGGMGGMGMNPGGMM from the coding sequence ATGCCCCGATCGTCTCGAATCCAGGTCGTCGCGAAGTCGATGGTGGTCGTGGCGCTCGCGGCTGCGTCGACCGGCTGCCAGAGCTTCTCCCGGTCGTTCGCGCAATGGCGGGCGAGCTACGACTCCGACCTCGCGAAGCCCATCGACAAGGATGAGCTGGCCCGAGCCAAGACCGAAAAAATCGCCGACTCCAACACGCTGCTCAAGCGCTGGCTGAGCCCTCGCGACCCCGAGGCCGGCGGCGACGACAAATCGGGCGGAGCGGCCGCCGACCGCAATCCGACCGGCGAGGTTCTGGGCTCCAACGGCTGGCGGCCGTTCGCCAAACCTCCGCTCAATCCCGACGCCCAGAAGGAGCTCGGCGAAGCCGTCGCCCTTTTCGAGGCGGGCAAGCTCGCGGAGGCGGAGAAGGCGTTCATCAAGATCGCCAAGGATCGCAAGGAATCCCCGTTCGGCGAGAAGGCCCAGCTCTTCCTGGCCGAGACCCAATTCAAGCGCAAGAAGTACGTCGCCGCTCACGACAGCTACGAGAAGCTCTACGCCGACTATCCGGGAACTCTGCACACCGACAAGATCGCCAGCCGCGAGTACGAGATCGCCCAGATCTGGATGGCCCAGAGCGACAGCAAGGTGAAATCCGATGAGCAACTCGCCTGGTACACGCACTTCACCGGCGAGCAGCCGTTGATCGACACGCGCGGTTCGGCCCTGAAGGCGCTGGAGCACGCACGGCACAGGTCCCCCGACGGCCCGCTCGCCGACGACTCCGTCATGCAGATCGCCGATTACCACATGGAAAACGCCGACTTCGAATCGGCCGCGATCTACTACGACGAGATGATCCAGAGCCATCCCAAGAGCCCGTTCCTCCAGAAGGCCTATCTCGGAGCGATCGACGCCCGGATGAAGGGCTACCTCGGCCCCGCCTACGACGGCGAAGGCCTCGAAGAGGCCCGCAAGCTCGTCCGCCAGACGCTGGCCGCCTTCCCAGAGGATCAGGCGAACTCCGAGCACCTGTATCACACGCTCGACCTGATCAACGACCAGGACGCCGAACGGACCTACAACATGGGCGCCTACTATAAAAAGGTCGGGAAGGTCACGGCGGCCGAGTATTACTTCGGCAAGATCCCCCAGCGCTGGCCCAACAGCCCCTGGGCCGTGAAAGCCAAGGAAGACCTGGCGCAGCTCGCCAAGATGCCGCGCAAGGCGACGCTCCCCAGCAAGATCCTCTCGCAGCCCGGCGCCAACGATCCCTACTACAGCGCCGGCTCCGGCATGATGGGCGGAATGGGCGGGATGGGCGGCGGAATGGGCGGCATGGGAATGAATCCCGGCGGCATGATGTGA
- the lptE gene encoding LPS assembly lipoprotein LptE yields the protein MLRLPLPIAVAGLRLGVAVAMLLCVGGCGYSFRAPYDKTVQTVFVPMFKSQTFTRDVEKMLTELVQKEISRRTPYRLVSDPDRADTVLSGTVNFVDKNIVVESPFNLPRQLTRTVNASVNWVHNPPTEAEKNRQPTIISDTTNFVTEVGETSLTATYQLCQRLADQIVDMMEQPWYTEEDLR from the coding sequence ATGCTTCGTCTCCCCCTCCCGATCGCGGTCGCCGGGCTTCGGCTCGGCGTCGCCGTTGCGATGCTCCTGTGCGTCGGCGGCTGCGGATACTCGTTCCGCGCCCCTTACGACAAGACGGTGCAGACGGTCTTCGTACCGATGTTCAAGTCCCAGACCTTCACGCGCGACGTCGAGAAGATGCTGACGGAGCTCGTTCAAAAAGAGATCAGCCGGCGGACCCCCTATCGGCTCGTCTCCGATCCGGACCGGGCCGACACCGTCCTCAGCGGCACGGTGAACTTCGTCGACAAGAACATCGTCGTCGAGAGCCCGTTCAACCTGCCTCGCCAGTTGACCCGGACGGTCAACGCCAGCGTCAACTGGGTCCACAACCCGCCGACGGAAGCCGAGAAGAACCGGCAGCCGACGATCATCTCCGACACCACCAACTTCGTCACCGAAGTCGGCGAGACGTCGCTCACGGCGACCTACCAACTCTGCCAGCGCCTCGCCGACCAGATCGTCGATATGATGGAACAACCGTGGTACACCGAGGAAGACCTGAGGTAA